A genomic window from Cutibacterium acnes includes:
- a CDS encoding PhoH family protein, protein MRPLTSREVFVSVRPEGSERAHSLIPEAPEGRRTYVLDTSVLLSDPRALLNFAEHEVVVPIVVITELEGKRHHPELGHFARAALRILDRLRLENGGLVGPVPVNNEGGVLLVELNHSDPLCLPDGFRLGDNDTRILAVAQSYRLAGHSVVLVTKDLPLRVKASAIGLEAEEYRHELVPSSGWTGMVNLEVPDEMISTLYEEGSVVDSIFDEIPVHAGLVLEGPNGTALARRMSDASARLVPNDQEAFGIRGRSAEQRIALDILLDPQVGIVSMGGRAGTGKSALALCAGLEAVMERQLHKKVMVFRPLYAVGGQDLGYLPGDEGDKMAPWGQAVLDTLTSVTNNYVIEEVMSRGMLEILPLTHIRGRSLHDAFVIVDEAQSLERNVLLTVLSRIGQNSRVVLTHDVAQRDNLRVGRYDGVAAVVERLRGHDLFGHVTLTRSERSPIAALVTSMMEDMVG, encoded by the coding sequence ATGCGACCTCTCACGTCACGGGAGGTTTTCGTGTCCGTCCGTCCAGAAGGCTCCGAGCGAGCCCACAGCCTGATCCCGGAGGCACCTGAGGGGAGGCGAACCTACGTCCTCGACACCTCGGTCTTGCTGTCTGACCCCCGCGCTTTGCTCAATTTCGCCGAGCATGAGGTGGTCGTGCCGATCGTCGTCATCACTGAATTAGAGGGTAAGCGTCATCACCCCGAACTGGGACACTTTGCCCGCGCAGCGCTGCGCATCCTCGACCGGCTGAGGCTTGAGAATGGCGGCCTCGTAGGACCAGTGCCGGTCAATAACGAGGGAGGTGTGCTGCTCGTCGAGCTCAATCATTCCGACCCACTGTGTCTACCTGACGGTTTCCGGCTGGGGGACAACGACACTCGCATCCTGGCGGTCGCGCAAAGCTACCGACTGGCCGGGCACTCGGTCGTCTTGGTGACGAAGGACTTGCCCCTGCGTGTCAAAGCTTCGGCGATTGGCTTGGAAGCTGAGGAATACCGTCACGAGCTCGTCCCCAGCAGCGGTTGGACCGGCATGGTGAACCTCGAGGTTCCGGACGAGATGATCTCGACCCTTTACGAGGAGGGGAGCGTCGTCGATTCGATTTTCGACGAGATTCCGGTGCACGCCGGACTGGTGTTGGAGGGGCCGAACGGAACAGCTTTGGCTCGGCGGATGTCGGACGCCTCTGCCCGTCTTGTCCCGAATGATCAGGAAGCTTTCGGGATTCGCGGCCGCTCCGCAGAACAGCGAATAGCACTCGATATATTGCTTGATCCCCAGGTTGGAATCGTCTCGATGGGAGGACGGGCCGGAACAGGGAAGTCAGCTCTCGCTCTATGCGCAGGTCTTGAGGCGGTCATGGAACGCCAACTCCACAAGAAGGTCATGGTGTTCCGGCCGCTCTATGCTGTGGGGGGCCAGGATCTGGGCTACTTGCCCGGTGACGAGGGAGACAAGATGGCCCCGTGGGGGCAGGCAGTCCTCGACACCCTCACTAGCGTGACGAATAACTACGTCATCGAAGAGGTGATGTCGCGCGGAATGCTCGAGATCCTGCCGCTGACACACATTCGAGGTCGGTCCTTGCACGACGCCTTCGTTATCGTCGATGAGGCTCAGTCCCTGGAGCGCAACGTGTTGTTGACGGTGCTCTCGCGTATTGGCCAGAATTCGCGGGTGGTGCTCACCCACGACGTCGCCCAACGGGATAATCTCCGCGTTGGTCGCTACGACGGAGTGGCAGCGGTTGTGGAGAGGCTGCGGGGCCACGACCTGTTCGGGCATGTCACCTTGACTCGCTCGGAGCGCTCCCCGATTGCTGCTCTGGTGACATCGATGATGGAGGATATGGTCGGCTGA
- the trhA gene encoding PAQR family membrane homeostasis protein TrhA — translation MATGCSSKTKNRSSVLPKPRLRGWVHTVMAPLILLAGVGLMIATPTWGNRFAVGVWMLTGLELFGNSAVYHRVPWGAKVKDVLRRIDHANIAVFIAGTYTPLAVSLATGASRVILLAIIWACALLGVAFRFVWNGVPRWASTILYVVMGWTALWWLPQFWRTCGPAVVILILIGGVFYTVGAISYARQKPNPSPTWFGFHEVFHSCTAVAAICHAVAIGLAVI, via the coding sequence ATGGCGACCGGGTGCAGCAGCAAGACCAAGAATCGTAGTTCGGTGCTTCCTAAACCGCGGCTGCGTGGTTGGGTTCACACCGTGATGGCCCCGCTGATCTTGCTCGCCGGAGTTGGCCTCATGATTGCTACGCCGACTTGGGGAAACCGATTTGCCGTCGGGGTGTGGATGCTTACCGGCCTAGAGCTGTTCGGGAATTCAGCGGTCTATCACCGAGTGCCATGGGGTGCGAAAGTCAAGGATGTTTTGCGACGCATCGATCACGCCAACATCGCCGTGTTTATTGCTGGAACGTATACCCCGTTGGCTGTCTCCCTGGCGACCGGCGCATCTCGGGTGATCTTATTGGCGATTATTTGGGCCTGCGCGCTGCTCGGGGTCGCGTTCCGATTCGTATGGAACGGCGTGCCCCGATGGGCCTCAACGATCCTCTACGTCGTCATGGGATGGACAGCGCTGTGGTGGCTCCCTCAATTCTGGCGCACATGCGGGCCGGCAGTCGTCATTCTTATCCTCATTGGCGGGGTGTTTTACACCGTCGGAGCAATCTCCTATGCCCGTCAGAAACCCAATCCTTCACCTACCTGGTTTGGGTTCCACGAGGTTTTCCACAGTTGCACGGCGGTGGCAGCGATCTGTCACGCCGTTGCTATTGGGCTTGCCGTCATCTGA
- a CDS encoding exodeoxyribonuclease VII small subunit → MTDTTPNSAPEEPEITYEAARDELVEIVTRLESGGISLAETMTLWERGEKLADICQSWLNGARARIEAARSDAETAQP, encoded by the coding sequence ATGACCGACACTACCCCGAACTCAGCTCCCGAGGAACCGGAAATCACCTACGAGGCTGCACGCGACGAACTAGTCGAAATCGTCACCCGGCTCGAATCCGGTGGGATCTCCCTAGCCGAAACCATGACTTTGTGGGAGCGCGGCGAGAAACTAGCTGACATCTGCCAGTCATGGCTCAACGGGGCGCGGGCCCGCATCGAAGCGGCACGATCTGACGCCGAAACCGCGCAGCCCTGA
- a CDS encoding DUF4245 domain-containing protein → MLLSLAIILVPVMLIVWFFTRTPDEPNIQQVDWKPVVASARSRAGYPVLAPKEVPEVWRPTKARYANKGDRWVGNTISAGDRWELGFLTSKNVYLAVDQSDEPGRAFVASVTRSATEDGKVSVGRYIWTKMVSPDDRTHALVTKIGSATAVVVADTDYRVLTDFAGMLTTS, encoded by the coding sequence ATGCTTCTGTCCCTGGCGATCATCCTCGTCCCGGTGATGCTCATCGTGTGGTTCTTCACCAGAACCCCTGATGAGCCAAATATCCAGCAGGTCGACTGGAAGCCAGTGGTGGCGTCGGCGCGATCCCGTGCGGGATACCCGGTGCTGGCTCCCAAGGAGGTTCCGGAGGTTTGGCGGCCGACCAAGGCCCGCTATGCCAACAAGGGGGATCGCTGGGTAGGCAACACCATCTCCGCAGGGGACCGGTGGGAGTTGGGATTTCTGACAAGCAAGAACGTCTACCTGGCGGTGGATCAGTCCGATGAACCTGGCAGGGCATTCGTCGCCTCCGTGACAAGGTCGGCCACTGAAGACGGCAAGGTCTCGGTGGGCCGATATATCTGGACGAAGATGGTCAGCCCAGACGATCGCACCCACGCCTTGGTGACAAAGATTGGCTCCGCGACGGCGGTGGTCGTTGCGGACACTGATTATCGAGTTCTCACCGACTTTGCGGGGATGCTGACGACGTCTTGA
- the uppS gene encoding polyprenyl diphosphate synthase, with the protein MSSLDHRLSKVSETLDRMHPSGLLYTTYEARLLDQLDRSRLPQHVAVLADGNRRWARLNAPGEPLVAGYEAGADRLREFCTWCDAVGIPIITLWVLSTDNLQRAETGELGPLLKVIESLVDSLADNSRWRVQAVGDLDLLPDDMAESLCRAGRTSIGHVGMHINVAVAYGGRHELRDAFRSLLAEEAEKGTSLADLARTLEIDQIEDHLYTRGQPDPDLIIRTSGEQRLSGFLMWQSAHSEFYFCEALWPDFRKVDFLRALRSFTQRERRYGR; encoded by the coding sequence ATGAGCAGCCTGGACCACCGCCTGTCGAAGGTCAGTGAGACCCTCGACCGCATGCACCCGTCCGGTCTGCTGTACACCACCTACGAGGCTCGTCTCCTCGACCAACTCGACCGCAGCCGTCTACCCCAGCACGTCGCAGTCCTGGCTGACGGCAACCGTCGCTGGGCCCGCCTCAACGCTCCGGGAGAACCCTTGGTGGCTGGCTACGAGGCGGGGGCAGATCGCCTTAGAGAGTTTTGCACATGGTGCGACGCTGTTGGCATCCCAATCATCACCTTGTGGGTGCTGTCGACTGACAACCTACAACGAGCCGAAACCGGCGAGCTCGGACCACTACTCAAGGTCATCGAGTCCCTCGTCGACTCGTTAGCAGATAATTCACGGTGGCGGGTCCAGGCCGTTGGCGACCTTGATCTTCTCCCAGACGACATGGCCGAATCGCTGTGTCGGGCCGGTCGCACCTCCATCGGGCATGTCGGTATGCATATCAACGTCGCGGTAGCTTACGGAGGCCGTCATGAACTGCGTGACGCCTTCCGTTCCCTCCTGGCCGAAGAGGCGGAGAAAGGCACCAGCCTGGCTGACTTAGCCCGAACCCTGGAAATCGACCAGATCGAGGACCACCTGTACACGCGGGGCCAGCCTGACCCTGACCTCATTATCCGCACCTCAGGAGAGCAGCGTCTTTCCGGATTCCTCATGTGGCAAAGCGCCCATTCAGAGTTCTACTTCTGCGAGGCGTTGTGGCCCGATT